In Ignavibacteriales bacterium, one genomic interval encodes:
- a CDS encoding DUF6305 family protein gives MKCLSCVILCMILAGLVMSPAQAQKQTVRLDQPVLLTSCGQSPGPLKIKVFFGRLNMDYVYNTVASVNDLAAKKKEGKPFKSLIIVTGASLKGMGAAKVSMEDEIDRIKKLIAEAKKQGIKIVGAHVEGMERRSQGASPGDNSDELSIDAVCPQSDLLLVRKDGDEDKRFTAISTGKKIPLVTFEKNMELSDVLKNLYQK, from the coding sequence ATGAAATGTCTCTCCTGTGTCATTCTGTGTATGATCCTGGCAGGGTTGGTGATGTCACCGGCCCAGGCACAAAAACAGACGGTCAGGCTTGATCAGCCGGTGCTTCTCACGTCGTGCGGTCAGAGTCCCGGTCCCCTGAAGATCAAGGTATTCTTCGGCCGATTGAATATGGACTATGTGTACAACACGGTTGCGTCTGTGAACGATCTCGCAGCGAAAAAGAAAGAAGGAAAGCCCTTCAAGTCCCTCATCATTGTCACAGGGGCGAGCCTGAAGGGAATGGGGGCAGCCAAAGTATCCATGGAAGATGAGATCGATCGGATCAAGAAGCTGATCGCAGAAGCGAAGAAGCAGGGGATCAAGATCGTGGGCGCCCACGTCGAAGGGATGGAGCGTCGGTCGCAGGGAGCTTCGCCCGGCGACAACTCTGATGAACTCTCCATCGATGCAGTCTGTCCGCAGTCGGATCTTCTCCTCGTTCGAAAAGACGGGGATGAAGACAAACGGTTCACCGCTATCTCCACAGGAAAAAAGATCCCTCTCGTGACGTTCGAGAAAAACATGGAACTCTCTGACGTCCTGAAAAACCTCTACCAGAAGTAG
- the pgsW gene encoding poly-gamma-glutamate system protein, with the protein MTESPGTRPRSFSLAPNHRALLLLTLVSLAAFALAKLFSTERVLGGAGAGGTAAATMERAISVVREEFVSCGGRFDDAIDPNHTSLIGEEYTGLTSTLGSLEAKRTTTNPNTAALLVQLLREAGVSAGDTIAVGCSGSFPALAVATLSAAKAMGVYPVVILSIGASSFGATRVDQTLLDIYELVRRRTDLNFPAAAVSLGGANDSGSDFEPEIRNKLIEKIQMSGIPFLNEPDLSKNVDERMRIYFGPSSKRRIAAFVNIGGSYADMGTNPLILNLEPGVNTHMTVPSDERTHGVVFAMSKHHIPVVHLLHIKGLALAYGLPWDPIPLPPVSGGGIFLVHSVASRSEWILAVAYFISVTLIVAYYRKAFFRKYS; encoded by the coding sequence GTGACTGAATCGCCAGGCACACGGCCCCGCAGTTTTTCACTTGCTCCAAATCATCGCGCGCTGCTACTCCTGACGCTGGTGAGTCTCGCCGCGTTCGCGCTCGCAAAACTCTTTTCCACGGAGCGAGTCTTGGGAGGGGCCGGAGCAGGAGGAACTGCGGCCGCAACGATGGAGCGGGCAATTTCTGTAGTCCGCGAAGAGTTTGTTTCATGCGGCGGCCGATTCGACGATGCCATCGATCCGAATCATACCTCCCTGATCGGTGAAGAATATACAGGACTCACCTCGACGCTTGGCAGCCTCGAGGCGAAGCGAACCACGACAAATCCGAATACTGCCGCGCTGCTCGTCCAACTGCTAAGGGAAGCGGGCGTCAGTGCAGGCGACACAATCGCTGTGGGGTGCTCGGGTTCGTTTCCGGCTCTCGCTGTGGCCACGTTGTCGGCGGCGAAGGCCATGGGTGTCTATCCCGTTGTGATCCTTTCGATTGGGGCGTCATCGTTTGGAGCTACAAGAGTCGACCAGACGCTCCTTGACATCTACGAGCTGGTCAGACGCCGCACTGACCTCAATTTCCCTGCTGCGGCGGTGTCGCTCGGGGGTGCGAACGATTCCGGTTCGGACTTTGAGCCTGAAATCAGGAACAAATTGATCGAGAAGATCCAAATGTCAGGTATCCCGTTTCTGAACGAACCCGACCTTTCGAAGAATGTCGACGAGCGTATGCGCATATATTTCGGACCGTCCTCGAAAAGAAGAATTGCCGCGTTCGTGAACATCGGAGGCAGTTATGCGGACATGGGAACGAATCCTCTGATTCTTAATCTCGAGCCGGGGGTGAATACGCATATGACAGTTCCTTCGGATGAAAGGACGCATGGAGTTGTTTTTGCGATGTCCAAGCACCATATTCCAGTAGTCCACCTCCTGCATATCAAGGGGCTGGCTCTTGCATACGGTCTCCCGTGGGATCCAATTCCTCTGCCGCCCGTCTCGGGAGGCGGGATTTTCCTGGTGCATTCCGTTGCCTCCCGATCTGAATGGATACTCGCGGTGGCGTACTTCATTTCGGTTACTCTGATTGTTGCTTACTACAGAAAAGCCTTTTTTCGAAAATATTCCTGA
- the pgsC gene encoding poly-gamma-glutamate biosynthesis protein PgsC, whose product MDTELIFVALLASLLFAGITGFYPGGIIVPSYLVLFINQPTRLLGTIAAALLTYACYKIASRYLIIFGKRMFVFMVLTGAVWTFCWIQFFPLLYPAALQFRVIGWVVPGLIANNFQRQGILPTSAGIVTVTVAVYLIGRIFGMVG is encoded by the coding sequence ATGGACACTGAGCTGATCTTTGTCGCACTTCTGGCGTCCCTTCTTTTTGCCGGAATCACGGGATTTTATCCGGGGGGAATCATCGTCCCGAGCTATCTCGTCTTGTTCATCAATCAGCCAACCCGATTACTTGGAACAATCGCCGCTGCACTGCTCACCTATGCCTGTTACAAGATCGCGTCGCGATACCTCATCATTTTCGGAAAAAGAATGTTCGTCTTCATGGTGCTGACCGGAGCAGTCTGGACGTTCTGCTGGATTCAATTCTTTCCGTTGCTGTATCCTGCCGCGCTTCAATTCAGAGTCATTGGCTGGGTCGTGCCCGGACTGATCGCGAATAATTTCCAGCGCCAGGGGATCCTTCCGACCTCGGCGGGTATTGTGACCGTCACCGTGGCTGTTTACCTGATCGGCAGGATTTTTGGGATGGTCGGCTGA
- the pgsB gene encoding poly-gamma-glutamate synthase PgsB, whose translation MTIPLIFLVLFLLYLVYERVVLNKLRRSIPLVIAVTGTRGKSSVVRMLASVLREDGRRVLAKTTGSQAQLVLPDGSIQDIPRRGVVSILEQKKILKKAADLNVDYVVVEIMSIRPENHLVEAQQILKPDIVVVTNVRRDHVEAMGETGPEIASVFTKALPRGSSVYVPEEYAPLFLSSQEGPIVVRVLPVAKENTRLGATEFAENMDLVTAVSKDLGVADEVLARGMENVPYDIGKLRIWKHKVSGKTVFLVNAFAANDPDSTMIIYDQVARALSAAPSSFSGLLNLRHDRADRTIQWIESLHEGAASRFKRIYAIDGHANVLRRNIHSVTVLPHSDAKKLTDAVTETMEEGGVLFGFGNIGGMGHALVDHWQHVGEEYGH comes from the coding sequence GTGACAATTCCTCTGATTTTCCTGGTCTTGTTCCTGCTCTACCTTGTCTACGAACGCGTAGTCTTGAATAAGTTGCGCCGCTCGATTCCGTTGGTGATTGCAGTAACCGGGACCCGTGGCAAATCCAGCGTGGTCCGCATGCTTGCCTCAGTATTGCGCGAAGATGGCCGCCGCGTGCTTGCGAAAACGACAGGTTCGCAGGCCCAGCTTGTGCTTCCGGATGGATCGATACAGGATATCCCGCGGCGCGGGGTCGTCTCGATTCTCGAGCAGAAAAAAATCCTGAAGAAAGCGGCAGATCTGAACGTGGACTACGTCGTCGTGGAAATCATGAGCATCCGCCCCGAAAACCATCTCGTCGAAGCGCAGCAAATTCTCAAACCCGATATCGTTGTGGTGACAAACGTCCGGCGGGACCATGTCGAGGCAATGGGCGAAACCGGGCCGGAGATCGCAAGCGTGTTTACGAAGGCGCTTCCCCGCGGCTCCTCGGTCTATGTTCCGGAAGAGTATGCGCCTCTTTTTCTTTCCTCGCAGGAAGGCCCGATCGTGGTACGTGTCCTGCCAGTCGCAAAGGAAAACACCCGACTGGGTGCAACTGAGTTCGCCGAGAACATGGATCTTGTGACGGCAGTTTCGAAAGATCTCGGCGTGGCGGATGAAGTACTGGCGCGAGGCATGGAGAATGTCCCCTACGACATCGGAAAGCTGAGAATCTGGAAACACAAGGTCAGCGGCAAGACCGTTTTTCTCGTGAATGCTTTCGCTGCGAATGACCCTGATTCGACGATGATAATCTATGATCAAGTTGCTCGGGCCCTGTCGGCCGCGCCGTCATCGTTTTCCGGGCTTCTCAATCTCCGGCATGACCGGGCCGACAGGACGATACAATGGATCGAATCGCTGCACGAAGGTGCGGCATCACGTTTCAAGAGGATCTATGCGATTGACGGTCATGCCAACGTTCTCAGAAGAAACATACATTCGGTAACCGTGCTCCCGCATTCCGATGCGAAGAAACTCACCGACGCCGTGACTGAAACAATGGAGGAAGGGGGAGTCCTTTTCGGGTTCGGAAACATCGGTGGGATGGGACATGCATTGGTTGATCACTGGCAGCACGTAGGTGAAGAATATGGACACTGA
- a CDS encoding restriction endonuclease, SacI family produces the protein MAKKVEYVSFSQECVDFLNLRWTEMEALRTEGGIVEPLISEHQKLKEDISACLRSSTKTYRYVLPTQVLCKCVDPNLDCRSIQKSFDSPGSFDARSIAHEVIVPFDVRNHKVLGGSTEPYVNNPLRCDSITDKNRSNQKNKVDWDRLVGVLGTVQEKDDSKFTKVIFDQILFIIYSMLDDVKVTYPVPNRISLSSTLNVMAEFLTARSGGDRLEALVTALFRVMGKAFNLYDEVRRQTVNVADVSSGMAGDIECCRQGKIVLIVEVKDRTLTLVQLDTKLATARSKKINELMFLAQGGIEISEVNAVEQRIAHEFGSGQNVYVTDIVAFAKSILILLGETGRVEYLHEVGRELDWASSPIPHRKAWASLLLQS, from the coding sequence ATGGCCAAAAAAGTAGAATACGTATCTTTCTCACAAGAGTGTGTTGACTTCTTGAATCTCCGGTGGACCGAAATGGAAGCTCTCCGGACCGAGGGAGGTATAGTAGAGCCGTTAATAAGCGAACACCAGAAGCTGAAGGAAGACATAAGTGCTTGTCTAAGAAGCTCCACGAAAACGTACCGATACGTTTTGCCAACCCAGGTCCTCTGCAAGTGTGTGGATCCCAATCTTGACTGTCGTTCAATCCAAAAATCGTTTGACTCGCCTGGCTCTTTTGATGCTAGAAGCATAGCGCACGAAGTGATCGTTCCATTTGACGTCAGGAATCATAAAGTCCTCGGTGGCTCTACTGAGCCATATGTGAACAACCCATTGCGCTGCGACTCAATCACCGACAAGAACAGGTCCAATCAGAAGAACAAAGTGGATTGGGACAGACTTGTGGGAGTGTTGGGAACGGTTCAGGAAAAGGACGACTCAAAGTTTACCAAAGTGATTTTTGATCAGATTCTGTTCATCATTTACAGTATGCTTGACGACGTGAAGGTGACTTATCCGGTGCCCAACAGGATAAGCCTCTCGAGCACACTGAATGTGATGGCAGAATTCCTAACCGCAAGATCAGGCGGGGATAGATTGGAAGCCCTCGTGACAGCTCTCTTTCGCGTGATGGGTAAGGCTTTCAACTTGTACGATGAAGTCCGCCGTCAAACGGTGAACGTAGCAGACGTTTCATCAGGGATGGCGGGTGACATCGAATGTTGCAGGCAAGGAAAGATAGTTCTCATCGTTGAGGTCAAAGACAGGACATTGACGTTGGTGCAGTTGGATACTAAATTAGCGACGGCGCGATCAAAGAAAATCAATGAACTAATGTTCTTGGCCCAGGGTGGGATTGAGATCTCAGAAGTCAATGCGGTCGAACAGCGAATTGCGCACGAATTTGGGAGCGGTCAGAACGTCTATGTTACAGATATCGTTGCGTTCGCGAAAAGCATACTTATCCTTCTTGGTGAAACCGGAAGGGTGGAGTATCTTCACGAAGTTGGGAGGGAACTTGATTGGGCGTCTTCTCCAATCCCCCACAGAAAAGCTTGGGCAAGTCTGCTTCTACAATCTTGA
- a CDS encoding DNA adenine methylase, protein MSQLVLRSDRPIQSRQKKLIAFGWYGGKFSHLDWLLPLLPESVHYCEPFGGSAAVLLNKRPSPVETYNDVDGEVVNFFKVLRKEKEKLIYSIGMTPFSREEFQIAIESNGNGRDLSEIERARRFFVRARQVRTGLAQTASVGRWANCLATSRAGMAGAVSRWLGSVEALEYIASRLLRVQIENDHALDVIRRYDSKETLFYCDPPYPHESRGDSKAYGFEMKDGDHERLAALLKTVKGKVAVSGYKCELMDRLYKGWHVHTARTKKALSIKADRTEVLWTNYRWPKK, encoded by the coding sequence ATGTCCCAACTGGTATTGAGAAGCGATAGGCCGATTCAAAGTAGGCAAAAGAAACTGATCGCATTTGGCTGGTATGGAGGAAAATTCAGCCACTTAGATTGGCTTCTGCCACTTCTCCCCGAATCCGTTCACTACTGTGAACCATTTGGAGGGTCGGCAGCTGTTCTCCTTAATAAAAGGCCTTCACCGGTCGAAACATACAATGACGTTGACGGAGAAGTAGTTAATTTCTTTAAGGTCCTACGGAAGGAAAAAGAGAAACTTATTTATTCAATTGGAATGACTCCGTTTTCTCGCGAGGAGTTTCAAATCGCGATAGAGTCTAATGGCAACGGGAGAGATCTCTCCGAGATCGAGAGAGCAAGGAGGTTCTTCGTACGAGCCCGACAAGTCAGAACTGGACTTGCTCAGACTGCGTCCGTTGGAAGATGGGCGAATTGCCTCGCAACTTCTCGGGCCGGGATGGCTGGTGCAGTGTCCAGATGGTTGGGCAGCGTTGAAGCTTTGGAGTATATCGCATCAAGGCTTCTCCGAGTTCAGATTGAAAACGATCATGCGCTCGATGTCATTCGGCGATACGACAGCAAAGAGACATTATTCTATTGTGATCCCCCGTATCCTCACGAATCAAGGGGAGATTCCAAGGCTTATGGTTTCGAAATGAAAGATGGGGACCACGAAAGGCTAGCGGCTCTTCTGAAAACGGTCAAGGGAAAGGTGGCGGTCTCTGGATACAAGTGTGAATTGATGGATCGACTATACAAGGGTTGGCATGTTCATACAGCTAGAACGAAGAAGGCACTGTCTATTAAGGCTGACCGAACTGAAGTGTTGTGGACAAACTACAGATGGCCAAAAAAGTAG
- a CDS encoding NAD(P)/FAD-dependent oxidoreductase, producing the protein MTLTMADFEVAVIGAGVVGLAVAARLSEKHPNLLILEKNEKYGMETSSRNSEVIHAGIYYNPGSLKATLCVEGRDELYAICRKHDVGHNRITKLITATNEREMKILEETLQIGRKNGVPLEMLTKEQTLKLEPHINTVGSIFSPTTGIVSAHELMDCYYRIAVNNGVTVQHHCEVVGIEKSGGEYAITVSEGGQRSTFTSEKVINSAGLYSDRVAALAGIDIDKAGYRMVYAKGSYFSVVSSKAKLVSRLVYPVPNKETLGVHVVIDTGGRLRMGPDTDYMDELNTDYSVAESKRAVFAESVRKILPSITDEDIVPDMSGIRPKLQRKGEPEKDWVIVHEKERGLEGFINLIGMESPALTASAAIARYVEKLLL; encoded by the coding sequence TTGACCCTCACTATGGCCGATTTTGAAGTAGCTGTAATCGGTGCCGGAGTTGTTGGCCTGGCGGTTGCCGCCCGGCTTTCGGAAAAACATCCCAACCTGCTCATCCTCGAGAAGAACGAAAAGTACGGCATGGAGACTTCCAGCCGGAACAGCGAGGTGATTCACGCCGGCATTTACTACAATCCGGGTTCGCTCAAAGCCACGCTCTGTGTCGAGGGGCGGGACGAGCTTTATGCGATCTGCAGGAAGCACGACGTGGGGCATAACCGGATCACGAAGCTCATTACGGCGACGAATGAGCGTGAGATGAAGATTCTCGAAGAGACATTGCAGATCGGGAGGAAGAACGGCGTTCCCCTTGAGATGCTCACGAAGGAACAGACGTTGAAGCTTGAACCACACATCAATACGGTCGGGTCGATCTTTTCGCCGACGACTGGTATTGTTAGCGCACACGAGCTGATGGATTGTTACTATCGAATCGCAGTCAACAATGGAGTCACAGTGCAGCATCATTGCGAAGTAGTGGGAATTGAGAAGAGTGGGGGAGAGTATGCGATCACGGTGAGCGAAGGGGGGCAGCGATCCACGTTCACGAGTGAGAAGGTGATCAATTCCGCGGGCCTTTATTCTGATCGTGTTGCAGCGCTGGCGGGCATCGATATCGACAAAGCCGGGTATCGCATGGTGTATGCGAAAGGGTCGTATTTCTCTGTCGTCTCCTCCAAGGCAAAACTTGTCTCACGGCTCGTATACCCGGTTCCCAACAAGGAAACGCTCGGTGTCCACGTTGTCATCGATACCGGCGGGCGCCTCCGCATGGGTCCTGACACGGATTACATGGACGAGCTGAACACCGACTATTCGGTGGCGGAATCGAAACGAGCGGTGTTCGCAGAGTCCGTGCGAAAAATCCTTCCTTCCATTACGGATGAGGACATTGTACCCGACATGAGCGGCATCAGACCCAAGCTGCAGCGAAAAGGGGAGCCGGAGAAAGATTGGGTCATCGTGCATGAAAAGGAGAGGGGGTTGGAGGGCTTCATTAACCTGATCGGTATGGAATCTCCTGCGCTGACTGCTTCCGCTGCGATAGCGAGGTATGTTGAAAAACTCCTCTTGTAG
- a CDS encoding manganese efflux pump MntP family protein codes for MSNLESLILAFSLSLDAMAVALALSAAGHLGNTRAKFRIAFHFGLFQFLMPVAGWAIGTRIEPYIKLFDHWIAAGLLAFVAIRMIRSANEPPDTRSANDPSRGWTLVTLSTATSIDALAVGLGLAALRISVWYPSVVIGLITLALSTLAILLGERAGSKLGKHGQILGGIVLLLIALKIVVTHNP; via the coding sequence ATGAGCAATCTCGAAAGCCTCATCCTTGCGTTTTCACTGTCTCTTGACGCAATGGCCGTCGCGCTGGCGTTGAGCGCAGCAGGTCATCTCGGCAACACGCGTGCAAAGTTCCGTATCGCATTCCACTTCGGCCTCTTTCAGTTCCTGATGCCGGTTGCCGGCTGGGCCATTGGGACCCGGATCGAGCCTTACATCAAGTTGTTCGATCACTGGATCGCTGCCGGCCTTCTTGCATTCGTGGCCATACGTATGATCCGATCCGCGAACGAGCCCCCCGACACGCGGTCGGCAAATGACCCCAGTCGCGGATGGACCCTCGTGACGCTTTCAACCGCCACAAGCATCGATGCACTCGCTGTCGGACTCGGACTCGCCGCACTCCGGATTTCCGTCTGGTATCCAAGCGTCGTTATCGGACTCATTACACTGGCGCTCTCGACACTCGCGATCTTGCTGGGCGAGCGGGCCGGAAGCAAGCTCGGCAAGCATGGTCAAATCCTGGGAGGAATCGTCCTTCTCCTGATAGCTCTCAAGATCGTTGTCACCCACAATCCCTAG
- a CDS encoding (2Fe-2S)-binding protein — protein sequence MTETIQFKLNGKSVQLTADTDRMLLWVLRTDLGLTGTKFGCGESFCGACTVLVNELAVRSCSTPLKYVHNTEVVTIEGLSKDGKLHPLQKAFMDHDALQCGYCTPGMIMNAYSLLKKHPQPSDAEIVEGMDDNFCRCGAHPRIVQAIHAAAKDLRGGL from the coding sequence ATGACAGAGACCATCCAATTCAAACTCAACGGCAAATCCGTGCAACTGACCGCCGACACAGATCGCATGCTTCTGTGGGTTCTCCGGACCGATTTGGGGTTGACGGGGACGAAATTCGGTTGCGGCGAGAGCTTCTGCGGGGCGTGCACTGTCCTCGTCAACGAGCTTGCAGTTCGATCATGCTCTACCCCCCTCAAGTACGTGCACAACACGGAGGTTGTCACCATCGAAGGACTCTCGAAGGACGGAAAACTCCACCCCTTGCAGAAAGCGTTTATGGACCACGACGCCCTTCAATGCGGCTACTGCACACCGGGCATGATCATGAACGCATACTCCCTGCTCAAGAAACATCCGCAGCCGTCGGATGCGGAGATCGTCGAAGGGATGGACGACAACTTCTGTCGCTGCGGAGCGCATCCTCGTATCGTGCAGGCGATTCACGCAGCCGCCAAAGACCTGAGAGGAGGGCTCTGA
- a CDS encoding molybdopterin-dependent oxidoreductase, which translates to MNNDEHTGLEFLEQPSGNDLTRRDFFKSAGGGIFLLFTIGDSLFAGQERQGRPQRGVPTDFNAFLKIGEDGRVSCYVGKIEMGQGVVTSLGQMLADELDVPLESVDMVMGDTDLCPWDMGTFGSLSTRSFGPSLRKAGAEARQVMLELGSEHLKVPIDRLTAENGFVLDAADRKNKVSYAQLAKGKKIERRPTGTVSVKKPGEFKIMNKSLVRRDAQEKVTGKAKYAGDIQLPGMLHARILRPPAHDSKLVSADISEAKQVDGVQVIKEGDFIAVLHAHPDVADAALSKIQAKYDTPKTDLDDKNIFDHLLKVAPAGKVVAKDGNLQAGESGAKTVVEATYFNDYVAHSPMEPHTAVAQVVGGKATVWASTQNPFTAKEEIAKELGFPSEDVRVITPFVGGGFGGKTRNLQAGEAARLSKLTGKPVQVAYNRREEFFYDAFRPAAVVKIKSGITDKGKISLWDYHVYFAGERGSQMFYDIPNHSTIAYNSSWVGAPGSHPFVTGPWRAPGNNTNSYAREMQIDIMAEKAGMDPVKFRLQNMANKKMLGVLKAAAEKFGWKPAKSPSGRGFGVACGVDAGTFVASIAEVEVNKSTGGVRVKRVVCAQDMGLVINPEGATIQMEGCIMMGLGYALTERVKFKGAEVLNHNFDSYEIPKFSWLPKIETVILDDKGADPQGGGEPAIVIMGALIANAIHDAVGVRLYQLPMTPERIKEALKKG; encoded by the coding sequence ATGAACAACGATGAACACACAGGCCTCGAGTTTCTCGAACAGCCATCCGGCAATGATCTCACCCGACGCGATTTCTTCAAATCGGCAGGAGGCGGCATCTTCCTCCTCTTCACCATTGGAGATTCACTGTTCGCAGGCCAGGAGAGACAAGGGAGACCACAACGTGGAGTTCCTACCGACTTCAATGCATTCCTGAAAATCGGTGAGGATGGACGCGTTTCATGTTATGTGGGAAAGATCGAAATGGGCCAGGGCGTCGTCACTTCGCTCGGACAAATGCTCGCGGATGAACTTGATGTGCCGCTCGAGTCTGTGGACATGGTCATGGGCGACACAGACTTGTGTCCATGGGACATGGGGACGTTCGGCTCGTTGTCGACGCGCTCCTTCGGACCTTCGCTGCGTAAGGCCGGCGCAGAAGCGCGGCAAGTCATGCTGGAACTCGGCTCCGAACATCTCAAAGTCCCGATTGACCGCCTTACGGCGGAGAACGGTTTCGTGCTCGATGCGGCCGACAGGAAGAACAAAGTCTCGTACGCTCAGCTCGCCAAGGGAAAGAAGATCGAACGCCGCCCCACCGGAACGGTGAGCGTCAAGAAACCCGGCGAATTCAAGATCATGAACAAGTCGCTGGTTCGGAGAGATGCGCAGGAGAAGGTGACCGGCAAGGCGAAATACGCCGGCGACATCCAGCTCCCCGGTATGCTCCATGCCAGGATCCTCCGGCCGCCTGCCCACGACTCCAAACTTGTCAGCGCTGATATTTCCGAAGCGAAACAGGTGGACGGCGTGCAGGTGATCAAAGAAGGGGACTTCATCGCCGTCCTGCATGCGCATCCTGATGTTGCCGATGCCGCACTCTCGAAAATTCAGGCGAAGTATGATACGCCGAAAACCGATCTCGACGACAAGAACATCTTCGACCACCTTCTGAAGGTCGCTCCTGCGGGAAAAGTGGTCGCGAAGGATGGAAACCTCCAGGCAGGAGAAAGCGGAGCAAAGACAGTTGTCGAAGCCACGTATTTCAATGACTACGTGGCGCATTCGCCGATGGAGCCGCACACGGCCGTTGCTCAGGTCGTAGGGGGCAAAGCAACCGTGTGGGCTTCGACCCAGAACCCTTTTACCGCAAAAGAGGAGATCGCAAAAGAGCTCGGCTTCCCGTCCGAAGACGTCAGAGTGATCACTCCGTTTGTTGGCGGCGGCTTTGGCGGGAAGACGCGCAACCTCCAGGCAGGCGAAGCCGCGCGGCTGTCGAAGCTGACGGGGAAACCGGTGCAGGTGGCGTACAACAGAAGAGAAGAGTTCTTCTACGATGCCTTCCGCCCGGCAGCGGTGGTGAAAATAAAATCGGGAATCACCGACAAGGGAAAGATCAGTCTTTGGGATTACCATGTTTATTTTGCGGGCGAGCGGGGATCGCAGATGTTCTACGACATTCCGAACCACAGCACGATTGCTTACAACTCGAGCTGGGTGGGAGCACCGGGATCGCATCCGTTCGTCACCGGCCCGTGGCGTGCGCCCGGGAACAATACAAACTCCTATGCGCGAGAAATGCAGATCGACATCATGGCGGAGAAGGCGGGAATGGATCCGGTTAAATTTCGCCTGCAGAACATGGCGAACAAGAAGATGCTCGGAGTCCTGAAGGCAGCCGCGGAGAAATTCGGATGGAAGCCAGCCAAGTCACCCAGCGGACGGGGATTCGGCGTGGCCTGCGGCGTGGACGCAGGGACGTTTGTGGCATCGATCGCCGAGGTTGAAGTGAACAAATCGACAGGCGGCGTACGTGTCAAGAGAGTCGTCTGCGCTCAGGACATGGGATTGGTCATCAACCCCGAAGGTGCCACGATCCAGATGGAGGGGTGCATCATGATGGGGCTCGGCTACGCGCTGACAGAGCGGGTGAAGTTCAAAGGTGCCGAGGTTCTTAATCACAACTTCGATTCGTACGAGATACCGAAATTCTCATGGCTGCCAAAGATAGAGACTGTCATTCTTGACGACAAGGGGGCCGATCCGCAGGGGGGCGGCGAACCTGCGATCGTCATCATGGGAGCCCTCATCGCCAACGCCATCCATGACGCGGTCGGAGTCCGGCTTTATCAGCTTCCCATGACTCCGGAGAGAATCAAAGAAGCTTTGAAAAAAGGCTAG
- the mgrA gene encoding L-glyceraldehyde 3-phosphate reductase encodes MTHYAPSETRYDSMKYNRCGRSGLKLPAISLGLWHNFGGVDTLENMRAILRRAFDLGITHFDLANNYGPPPGSAEENFGRILRDDLRPFRDEMIISTKAGYLMWPGPYGEWGSRKYMLASLDQSLKRMGLEYVDIFYHHRTDPETPLEESMGALDTAVRSGKALYAGISNYPHDLTRKAHQILQDLGTPCLIHQPVYNMFNRWVESDLLRTLDEDGIGCIPFSPLAQGLLTNKYLNGIPPDSRAGKPHGFLRPHQITDDKVAKVRRLDELAQTRGQTLAQMALAWILRHPQITSALIGASSIAQVDDAVGALKKLAFSSDDLQVIDKILATS; translated from the coding sequence ATGACACACTATGCTCCATCAGAAACGCGATATGATTCAATGAAGTACAACAGATGTGGACGCAGCGGACTGAAGCTGCCGGCGATTTCGCTGGGACTGTGGCACAACTTTGGCGGCGTGGACACACTTGAGAACATGCGAGCAATACTCCGCCGCGCATTCGATCTCGGCATCACGCACTTCGATCTGGCAAACAACTACGGCCCTCCCCCCGGTTCCGCTGAAGAGAACTTCGGCAGAATATTGCGCGATGATCTGCGTCCCTTCCGCGACGAGATGATCATTTCAACGAAAGCCGGCTACCTCATGTGGCCTGGGCCGTACGGCGAATGGGGTTCACGAAAATACATGCTCGCAAGCCTCGACCAGAGCCTCAAGCGTATGGGGCTGGAGTATGTCGATATCTTCTACCATCATCGCACCGATCCCGAAACCCCGCTCGAAGAATCCATGGGGGCGCTCGACACGGCCGTCCGGAGCGGCAAAGCACTCTATGCCGGGATATCCAACTATCCCCATGACCTCACGCGAAAAGCGCATCAGATTCTGCAGGATCTCGGGACACCGTGCCTTATCCATCAGCCTGTCTACAACATGTTCAACCGTTGGGTCGAAAGCGATTTGCTGCGCACTCTCGACGAGGACGGGATAGGGTGCATTCCCTTCTCCCCTCTCGCGCAAGGCCTGCTGACAAACAAGTACCTCAACGGAATCCCGCCCGACTCCAGGGCCGGCAAGCCGCATGGATTTCTCAGACCTCATCAGATCACGGATGACAAGGTCGCGAAGGTCCGTCGACTGGATGAACTCGCTCAGACCCGCGGTCAGACGCTGGCCCAGATGGCGCTTGCGTGGATACTCAGGCATCCTCAGATTACCTCCGCTCTTATTGGCGCGAGCAGCATTGCCCAGGTGGACGACGCGGTTGGAGCGTTGAAGAAGCTGGCCTTCTCAAGCGATGATTTGCAGGTGATTGACAAAATTCTGGCAACCAGTTGA